In Desulfofundulus luciae, the following proteins share a genomic window:
- a CDS encoding RpnC/YadD family protein: MILQEYDLIIKALVERYSSHFVHLVRGMSADRVERLEKEAVAVKRESDVLLNVCEDGYEYIMLMEIQTRPDREIPLRLLEYTAMQHREYKKPVYPVVLNLTGRPQEGGYGFDCLDLTVVAFSYRVINLADLPAGDVLRYGPVGIVPLVPLMQRQLSDEELMARCARRIREAPAEWVPDLYVGLALFAHLGKIPDEVILKNIEVSKMEASPLFEGIREKWINEGIQKGSREDRIEAILEVLEEKIGRYPGELAVKLRAIEEMDTLKMLFRRAVRIKSLEEFLAILSDILTSN, from the coding sequence ATGATATTGCAGGAATATGACCTTATCATTAAAGCTCTGGTTGAACGGTACTCATCCCACTTTGTCCACCTGGTGCGCGGTATGTCCGCCGACAGGGTTGAACGGCTGGAAAAAGAGGCCGTAGCCGTCAAGCGGGAATCGGACGTACTGCTTAACGTTTGCGAGGACGGGTATGAATATATCATGCTCATGGAAATCCAGACCCGACCCGACAGGGAAATACCCTTGCGGTTGCTGGAATACACGGCCATGCAACACCGGGAATACAAGAAGCCCGTTTACCCGGTGGTGCTCAACCTGACCGGCAGGCCGCAGGAAGGCGGATACGGTTTTGACTGCCTTGACCTGACAGTGGTGGCCTTCAGCTACCGGGTGATCAACCTGGCCGACCTGCCGGCCGGGGACGTTTTGAGGTACGGGCCGGTGGGGATTGTACCCCTGGTTCCGCTGATGCAGCGGCAATTGTCGGACGAAGAGCTGATGGCCCGTTGCGCGAGACGCATAAGGGAAGCCCCGGCGGAATGGGTTCCTGACCTGTACGTCGGCCTGGCACTGTTCGCTCATCTGGGGAAAATTCCAGACGAGGTAATTCTTAAGAACATCGAGGTGAGCAAGATGGAAGCGTCCCCGCTGTTTGAAGGTATCCGGGAGAAGTGGATCAACGAAGGAATTCAAAAGGGGTCAAGAGAAGACCGTATCGAAGCAATTCTCGAAGTTTTGGAGGAAAAGATCGGGCGATACCCGGGTGAACTGGCGGTAAAACTGCGGGCGATTGAGGAAATGGATACACTAAAAATGCTTTTCCGCCGTGCAGTAAGGATTAAAAGCCTGGAAGAATTCTTGGCTATTCTAAGTGATATCCTCACCTCAAACTGA